One genomic window of Falco peregrinus isolate bFalPer1 chromosome 18, bFalPer1.pri, whole genome shotgun sequence includes the following:
- the ETV4 gene encoding ETS translocation variant 4 isoform X5: MKGFPDQQVPFMLPQQPPGQAAPGGQAPMGARKRPGTPGLPPAQGSEELLQVLSRLQEAWLTEGRLLPPLPPLPPGFHSSCFCSQVPDSDEQFVPDLHSENLAFHSPPAKIKKEPQSPSSDLTLSCNHEQPSQYHNGEQCLYTSAYDQPSQVGVESPDPGTPIQSPLQQFPRQDRSFLTPPGPPHPPSSCGYHNDHSSVYQSPAEMGCSFPSSQSLAQEDPSTYQHQLSEPCLQYPHQGFKQEYQDPQYEQAGQAGSSCQYPAAEVVKQEQVDYVYDADVPGYHTYTNVESYSSHSNTEDTSACRYDKPMSCFTDDVCVVPESCEARGKKQKAGGNREGSAHQRRGSLQLWQFLVALLDDPTNSHFIAWTGRGMEFKLIEPEEVARLWGIQKNRPAMNYDKLSRSLRYYYEKGIMQKVAGERYVYKFVCEPEALFSLAFLDNQRPTPKADGQVSEEDTVPLSHLDENATYLPDHGSLPPQHYSKGYTY, encoded by the exons ATGAAGGGCTTCCCGGACCAGCAGGTACCCTTCATGCTCCCGCAG CAGCCTCCGGGCCAGGCGGCCCCCGGTGGCCAAGCTCCCATGGGCGCTAGGAAGAGACCCGGGACCCCGGGCTTGCCCCCGGCGCAGGGCTCGGAAG AGCTCCTCCAGGTCCTGAGCCGGCTGCAGGAGGCCTGGCTGACAGAAGGTAGGCTcctgcccccccttccccccctgcccccc GGCTTCCATTCCTCGT GTTTTTGCT CTCAGGTTCCAGACAGTGATGAGCAATTTGTGCCTGACTTACATTCAGAAAACT TAGCTTTTCACAGTCCTCCTGCTAAGATTAAAAAGGAGCCACAGAGTCCCTCCTCGGACCTCACACTGTCCTGCAACCATGAGCAGCCATCCCAGTACCACAATGGCGAGCAGTGCCTTTACACCAG TGCCTATGATCAACCCAGCCAAGTTGGCGTTGAGTCCCCCGACCCAGGAACCCCAATACAGTCACCGCTCCAGCAGTTCCCTAGACAGGACAGGAGCTTCTTGACCCCTCCGgggccaccccaccccccctccagcTGTGGGTACCACAACGACCACAG CTCTGTGTACCAGTCGCCTGCGGAGATGGGCtgttccttcccctcttcccagaGCCTGGCCCAGGAAGACCCCAGCACCTACCAGCACCAGCTGTCCGAGCCCTGCCTCCAGTACCCTCATCAGGGCTTCAAGCAGGAGTACCAGGACCCGCAGTACGAGCAAGccggccaggcaggcagcagctgtcaGTACCCAGCAGCTGAGGTGGTCAAGCAGGAGCAGGTGGACTACGTGTACGACGCAG ATGTTCCTGGCTATCACACGTACACAAATGTTGAGAGTTATTCAAGCCATTCAAATACAGAAGATACGTCAG CCTGCAGGTACGACAAGCCGATGAGCTGCTTTACTGATGATGTCTGTGTCGTTCCAGAAAGTTGTGAAG CAagaggcaagaagcagaaagCTGGAGGGAACCGGGAAGGGTCTGCACACCAGAGACGGGGATCTCTCCAGCTCTGGCAATTTCTTGTAGCTTTACTGGACGATCCAACCAATTCCCACTTCATTGCCTGGACTGGCAGAGGGATGGAGTTCAAGCTCATTGAGCCAGAAGAG GTAGCCAGGCTGTGGGGTATCCAAAAGAACCGTCCGGCCATGAACTACGACAAGCTGAGCCGATCCCTTCGCTACTATTACGAGAAAGGCATCATGCAGAAG gTGGCTGGAGAACGCTACGTGTACAAGTTTGTGTGTGAACCTGAAGCGTTGTTCTCTCTGGCTTTCCTTGATAATCAGCGGCCAACTCCGAAGGCTGACGGGCAGGTCAGCGAGGAGGACACGGTGCCTCTTTCTCACCTGGATGAGAATGCCACTTACCTGCCAGACCATGGGAGCCTCCCTCCGCAGCATTACAGCAAAGGCTACACATACTAG
- the ETV4 gene encoding ETS translocation variant 4 isoform X4: protein MGCSFPSSQSLAQEDPSTYQHQLSEPCLQYPHQGFKQEYQDPQYEQAGQAGSSCQYPAAEVVKQEQVDYVYDADVPGYHTYTNVESYSSHSNTEDTSGKKLGACHLVPALPLMLPCLLCLQLPVLLSLAACRYDKPMSCFTDDVCVVPESCEAVFALLPLGTPCVFFSARGKKQKAGGNREGSAHQRRGSLQLWQFLVALLDDPTNSHFIAWTGRGMEFKLIEPEEVARLWGIQKNRPAMNYDKLSRSLRYYYEKGIMQKVAGERYVYKFVCEPEALFSLAFLDNQRPTPKADGQVSEEDTVPLSHLDENATYLPDHGSLPPQHYSKGYTY, encoded by the exons ATGGGCtgttccttcccctcttcccagaGCCTGGCCCAGGAAGACCCCAGCACCTACCAGCACCAGCTGTCCGAGCCCTGCCTCCAGTACCCTCATCAGGGCTTCAAGCAGGAGTACCAGGACCCGCAGTACGAGCAAGccggccaggcaggcagcagctgtcaGTACCCAGCAGCTGAGGTGGTCAAGCAGGAGCAGGTGGACTACGTGTACGACGCAG ATGTTCCTGGCTATCACACGTACACAAATGTTGAGAGTTATTCAAGCCATTCAAATACAGAAGATACGTCAGGTAAGAAGCTCGGTGCCTGTCATCTTGTCCCTGCGCTGCCCTTGATGCTGCCCTGTCTTCTTTGCCTACAACTGCCTGTGTTGCTTTCTCTTGCAGCCTGCAGGTACGACAAGCCGATGAGCTGCTTTACTGATGATGTCTGTGTCGTTCCAGAAAGTTGTGAAG ctgtttttGCACTGTTACCCTTAGGAACACCTTGTGTGTTCTTCTCAGCAagaggcaagaagcagaaagCTGGAGGGAACCGGGAAGGGTCTGCACACCAGAGACGGGGATCTCTCCAGCTCTGGCAATTTCTTGTAGCTTTACTGGACGATCCAACCAATTCCCACTTCATTGCCTGGACTGGCAGAGGGATGGAGTTCAAGCTCATTGAGCCAGAAGAG GTAGCCAGGCTGTGGGGTATCCAAAAGAACCGTCCGGCCATGAACTACGACAAGCTGAGCCGATCCCTTCGCTACTATTACGAGAAAGGCATCATGCAGAAG gTGGCTGGAGAACGCTACGTGTACAAGTTTGTGTGTGAACCTGAAGCGTTGTTCTCTCTGGCTTTCCTTGATAATCAGCGGCCAACTCCGAAGGCTGACGGGCAGGTCAGCGAGGAGGACACGGTGCCTCTTTCTCACCTGGATGAGAATGCCACTTACCTGCCAGACCATGGGAGCCTCCCTCCGCAGCATTACAGCAAAGGCTACACATACTAG
- the ETV4 gene encoding ETS translocation variant 4 isoform X3, translating to MLGKAGVDAGSFLAQVAVQRDSVSACDTSSPGAATGPSRRTITLHSLFDCPSAYDQPSQVGVESPDPGTPIQSPLQQFPRQDRSFLTPPGPPHPPSSCGYHNDHSSVYQSPAEMGCSFPSSQSLAQEDPSTYQHQLSEPCLQYPHQGFKQEYQDPQYEQAGQAGSSCQYPAAEVVKQEQVDYVYDADVPGYHTYTNVESYSSHSNTEDTSGKKLGACHLVPALPLMLPCLLCLQLPVLLSLAACRYDKPMSCFTDDVCVVPESCEALLDDPTNSHFIAWTGRGMEFKLIEPEEVARLWGIQKNRPAMNYDKLSRSLRYYYEKGIMQKVAGERYVYKFVCEPEALFSLAFLDNQRPTPKADGQVSEEDTVPLSHLDENATYLPDHGSLPPQHYSKGYTY from the exons ATGCTCGGGAAGGCAGGAGTTGATGCTGGGAGTTTTCTGGCCCaggtggctgtgcagagggACAGCGTGTCTGCCTGTGACACGTCCTCCCCAGGTGCTGCCACCGGTCCTTCTCGGAGAACGATAACGCTCCACTCTCTGTTTGACTGTCCCAGTGCCTATGATCAACCCAGCCAAGTTGGCGTTGAGTCCCCCGACCCAGGAACCCCAATACAGTCACCGCTCCAGCAGTTCCCTAGACAGGACAGGAGCTTCTTGACCCCTCCGgggccaccccaccccccctccagcTGTGGGTACCACAACGACCACAG CTCTGTGTACCAGTCGCCTGCGGAGATGGGCtgttccttcccctcttcccagaGCCTGGCCCAGGAAGACCCCAGCACCTACCAGCACCAGCTGTCCGAGCCCTGCCTCCAGTACCCTCATCAGGGCTTCAAGCAGGAGTACCAGGACCCGCAGTACGAGCAAGccggccaggcaggcagcagctgtcaGTACCCAGCAGCTGAGGTGGTCAAGCAGGAGCAGGTGGACTACGTGTACGACGCAG ATGTTCCTGGCTATCACACGTACACAAATGTTGAGAGTTATTCAAGCCATTCAAATACAGAAGATACGTCAGGTAAGAAGCTCGGTGCCTGTCATCTTGTCCCTGCGCTGCCCTTGATGCTGCCCTGTCTTCTTTGCCTACAACTGCCTGTGTTGCTTTCTCTTGCAGCCTGCAGGTACGACAAGCCGATGAGCTGCTTTACTGATGATGTCTGTGTCGTTCCAGAAAGTTGTGAAG CTTTACTGGACGATCCAACCAATTCCCACTTCATTGCCTGGACTGGCAGAGGGATGGAGTTCAAGCTCATTGAGCCAGAAGAG GTAGCCAGGCTGTGGGGTATCCAAAAGAACCGTCCGGCCATGAACTACGACAAGCTGAGCCGATCCCTTCGCTACTATTACGAGAAAGGCATCATGCAGAAG gTGGCTGGAGAACGCTACGTGTACAAGTTTGTGTGTGAACCTGAAGCGTTGTTCTCTCTGGCTTTCCTTGATAATCAGCGGCCAACTCCGAAGGCTGACGGGCAGGTCAGCGAGGAGGACACGGTGCCTCTTTCTCACCTGGATGAGAATGCCACTTACCTGCCAGACCATGGGAGCCTCCCTCCGCAGCATTACAGCAAAGGCTACACATACTAG
- the ETV4 gene encoding ETS translocation variant 4 isoform X1, protein MLGKAGVDAGSFLAQVAVQRDSVSACDTSSPGAATGPSRRTITLHSLFDCPSAYDQPSQVGVESPDPGTPIQSPLQQFPRQDRSFLTPPGPPHPPSSCGYHNDHSSVYQSPAEMGCSFPSSQSLAQEDPSTYQHQLSEPCLQYPHQGFKQEYQDPQYEQAGQAGSSCQYPAAEVVKQEQVDYVYDADVPGYHTYTNVESYSSHSNTEDTSGKKLGACHLVPALPLMLPCLLCLQLPVLLSLAACRYDKPMSCFTDDVCVVPESCEAVFALLPLGTPCVFFSARGKKQKAGGNREGSAHQRRGSLQLWQFLVALLDDPTNSHFIAWTGRGMEFKLIEPEEVARLWGIQKNRPAMNYDKLSRSLRYYYEKGIMQKVAGERYVYKFVCEPEALFSLAFLDNQRPTPKADGQVSEEDTVPLSHLDENATYLPDHGSLPPQHYSKGYTY, encoded by the exons ATGCTCGGGAAGGCAGGAGTTGATGCTGGGAGTTTTCTGGCCCaggtggctgtgcagagggACAGCGTGTCTGCCTGTGACACGTCCTCCCCAGGTGCTGCCACCGGTCCTTCTCGGAGAACGATAACGCTCCACTCTCTGTTTGACTGTCCCAGTGCCTATGATCAACCCAGCCAAGTTGGCGTTGAGTCCCCCGACCCAGGAACCCCAATACAGTCACCGCTCCAGCAGTTCCCTAGACAGGACAGGAGCTTCTTGACCCCTCCGgggccaccccaccccccctccagcTGTGGGTACCACAACGACCACAG CTCTGTGTACCAGTCGCCTGCGGAGATGGGCtgttccttcccctcttcccagaGCCTGGCCCAGGAAGACCCCAGCACCTACCAGCACCAGCTGTCCGAGCCCTGCCTCCAGTACCCTCATCAGGGCTTCAAGCAGGAGTACCAGGACCCGCAGTACGAGCAAGccggccaggcaggcagcagctgtcaGTACCCAGCAGCTGAGGTGGTCAAGCAGGAGCAGGTGGACTACGTGTACGACGCAG ATGTTCCTGGCTATCACACGTACACAAATGTTGAGAGTTATTCAAGCCATTCAAATACAGAAGATACGTCAGGTAAGAAGCTCGGTGCCTGTCATCTTGTCCCTGCGCTGCCCTTGATGCTGCCCTGTCTTCTTTGCCTACAACTGCCTGTGTTGCTTTCTCTTGCAGCCTGCAGGTACGACAAGCCGATGAGCTGCTTTACTGATGATGTCTGTGTCGTTCCAGAAAGTTGTGAAG ctgtttttGCACTGTTACCCTTAGGAACACCTTGTGTGTTCTTCTCAGCAagaggcaagaagcagaaagCTGGAGGGAACCGGGAAGGGTCTGCACACCAGAGACGGGGATCTCTCCAGCTCTGGCAATTTCTTGTAGCTTTACTGGACGATCCAACCAATTCCCACTTCATTGCCTGGACTGGCAGAGGGATGGAGTTCAAGCTCATTGAGCCAGAAGAG GTAGCCAGGCTGTGGGGTATCCAAAAGAACCGTCCGGCCATGAACTACGACAAGCTGAGCCGATCCCTTCGCTACTATTACGAGAAAGGCATCATGCAGAAG gTGGCTGGAGAACGCTACGTGTACAAGTTTGTGTGTGAACCTGAAGCGTTGTTCTCTCTGGCTTTCCTTGATAATCAGCGGCCAACTCCGAAGGCTGACGGGCAGGTCAGCGAGGAGGACACGGTGCCTCTTTCTCACCTGGATGAGAATGCCACTTACCTGCCAGACCATGGGAGCCTCCCTCCGCAGCATTACAGCAAAGGCTACACATACTAG
- the ETV4 gene encoding ETS translocation variant 4 isoform X2: MLGKAGVDAGSFLAQVAVQRDSVSACDTSSPGAATGPSRRTITLHSLFDCPSAYDQPSQVGVESPDPGTPIQSPLQQFPRQDRSFLTPPGPPHPPSSCGYHNDHSSVYQSPAEMGCSFPSSQSLAQEDPSTYQHQLSEPCLQYPHQGFKQEYQDPQYEQAGQAGSSCQYPAAEVVKQEQVDYVYDADVPGYHTYTNVESYSSHSNTEDTSACRYDKPMSCFTDDVCVVPESCEAVFALLPLGTPCVFFSARGKKQKAGGNREGSAHQRRGSLQLWQFLVALLDDPTNSHFIAWTGRGMEFKLIEPEEVARLWGIQKNRPAMNYDKLSRSLRYYYEKGIMQKVAGERYVYKFVCEPEALFSLAFLDNQRPTPKADGQVSEEDTVPLSHLDENATYLPDHGSLPPQHYSKGYTY; this comes from the exons ATGCTCGGGAAGGCAGGAGTTGATGCTGGGAGTTTTCTGGCCCaggtggctgtgcagagggACAGCGTGTCTGCCTGTGACACGTCCTCCCCAGGTGCTGCCACCGGTCCTTCTCGGAGAACGATAACGCTCCACTCTCTGTTTGACTGTCCCAGTGCCTATGATCAACCCAGCCAAGTTGGCGTTGAGTCCCCCGACCCAGGAACCCCAATACAGTCACCGCTCCAGCAGTTCCCTAGACAGGACAGGAGCTTCTTGACCCCTCCGgggccaccccaccccccctccagcTGTGGGTACCACAACGACCACAG CTCTGTGTACCAGTCGCCTGCGGAGATGGGCtgttccttcccctcttcccagaGCCTGGCCCAGGAAGACCCCAGCACCTACCAGCACCAGCTGTCCGAGCCCTGCCTCCAGTACCCTCATCAGGGCTTCAAGCAGGAGTACCAGGACCCGCAGTACGAGCAAGccggccaggcaggcagcagctgtcaGTACCCAGCAGCTGAGGTGGTCAAGCAGGAGCAGGTGGACTACGTGTACGACGCAG ATGTTCCTGGCTATCACACGTACACAAATGTTGAGAGTTATTCAAGCCATTCAAATACAGAAGATACGTCAG CCTGCAGGTACGACAAGCCGATGAGCTGCTTTACTGATGATGTCTGTGTCGTTCCAGAAAGTTGTGAAG ctgtttttGCACTGTTACCCTTAGGAACACCTTGTGTGTTCTTCTCAGCAagaggcaagaagcagaaagCTGGAGGGAACCGGGAAGGGTCTGCACACCAGAGACGGGGATCTCTCCAGCTCTGGCAATTTCTTGTAGCTTTACTGGACGATCCAACCAATTCCCACTTCATTGCCTGGACTGGCAGAGGGATGGAGTTCAAGCTCATTGAGCCAGAAGAG GTAGCCAGGCTGTGGGGTATCCAAAAGAACCGTCCGGCCATGAACTACGACAAGCTGAGCCGATCCCTTCGCTACTATTACGAGAAAGGCATCATGCAGAAG gTGGCTGGAGAACGCTACGTGTACAAGTTTGTGTGTGAACCTGAAGCGTTGTTCTCTCTGGCTTTCCTTGATAATCAGCGGCCAACTCCGAAGGCTGACGGGCAGGTCAGCGAGGAGGACACGGTGCCTCTTTCTCACCTGGATGAGAATGCCACTTACCTGCCAGACCATGGGAGCCTCCCTCCGCAGCATTACAGCAAAGGCTACACATACTAG